A single region of the Carassius gibelio isolate Cgi1373 ecotype wild population from Czech Republic chromosome A14, carGib1.2-hapl.c, whole genome shotgun sequence genome encodes:
- the drd5a gene encoding D(1B) dopamine receptor, with protein sequence MPNRTVSEPRETLARALTGCLLCALILWTLFGNILVCATVLRFRHLRTKVTNIFIVSLAVSDLLVAVLVMPWKAVAEVAGFWPFGAFCDIWVAFDIMCSTASILNLCVISVDRYWAISSPFRYERKMTPRVAFVMIGAAWTLSVLISFIPVQLDWHKAAAEPNATDADSCDSSLSREYAISSSLISFYIPVAIMIVTYTRIYRIAQIQIRRIASLERAAEHAQSCRTNRLACQHHSSLKTSINRETKVLKTLSIIMGVFVCCWLPFFVLNCVVPFCHREPSAGPPCVSDTTFDVFVWFGWTNSSLNPVIYAFNAEFRKGFSSLLGCRNRCRTPVETVNISNELVSYNQDTLFHREVASAYVNIIPNEVDDAFDRISQLSRDNEDSVCELECEADGAFTPNGVH encoded by the coding sequence ATGCCCAACCGAACCGTGTCCGAGCCGCGGGAGACGCTGGCGCGTGCGCTCACCGGCTGCCTGCTGTGCGCCTTGATCCTCTGGACTCTGTTCGGGAACATCCTGGTGTGCGCCACCGTGCTGCGCTTCCGCCACCTGCGCACCAAAGTCACGAACATCTTCATCGTGTCGCTGGCCGTGTCGGACCTGCTGGTGGCCGTGCTCGTGATGCCGTGGAAGGCGGTGGCGGAGGTGGCCGGTTTCTGGCCGTTCGGCGCGTTCTGCGACATCTGGGTGGCGTTTGACATCATGTGCTCCACCGCGTCCATCCTGAACCTGTGCGTGATCAGCGTGGACCGCTACTGGGCCATCAGCAGCCCGTTCCGCTACGAGCGCAAGATGACCCCGCGCGTGGCCTTCGTGATGATCGGCGCGGCGTGGACTCTCTCGGTGCTCATCTCGTTCATCCCGGTGCAGCTGGACTGGCACAAGGCCGCCGCGGAGCCCAACGCCACCGACGCGGACAGCTGCGACTCGAGCCTGAGCCGAGAGTACGCCATCTCCTCGTCCCTCATCAGCTTCTACATTCCCGTGGCGATCATGATCGTCACCTACACGCGCATCTACCGGATCGCGCAGATCCAGATCCGGAGGATCGCCTCTCTGGAGCGCGCCGCCGAGCACGCGCAGAGCTGCCGGACGAACCGGCTCGCGTGCCAACACCACAGCAGCCTGAAGACGTCCATCAACCGCGAGACCAAAGTCCTGAAGACGCTGTCCATCATCATGGGGGTGTTCGTGTGCTGCTGGCTGCCGTTCTTCGTGCTCAACTGCGTGGTTCCGTTCTGCCACCGGGAGCCGTCCGCGGGTCCGCCGTGCGTCAGCGACACCACCTTCGACGTGTTCGTGTGGTTCGGCTGGACCAACTCGTCCCTGAACCCCGTCATCTACGCCTTCAACGCGGAGTTCCGCAAGGGCTTCTCCAGCCTGCTGGGCTGCCGGAACCGGTGCCGGACCCCGGTGGAGACGGTGAACATCAGCAACGAGCTCGTGTCCTACAACCAGGACACGCTGTTTCACAGAGAGGTGGCGAGCGCATACGTCAACATCATCCCGAACGAGGTGGACGACGCGTTCGACCGGATCTCGCAGCTCTCGCGGGACAACGAGGACTCTGTGTGCGAGCTGGAGTGCGAGGCGGACGGGGCGTTCACGCCGAACGGCGTCCACTGA
- the tmem128 gene encoding transmembrane protein 128: protein MAEPSEFMNVRRRFKTNIEEDVDEQGSAPDEAVDVKASSRINRHSVFWILASLALTYYLDFFSVLLNHSDIHSWWLCVALLLLAVCVCLALFCMLYLEWFRGIKQYDQEYPAVPALTTAAFIAASCSLNIALWPVWSFFTPVILFTQFMGVVMLISLLG from the exons ATGGCGGAGCCCAGTGAGTTTATGAACGTTAGGCGACGATTCAAGACAAACATAGAAGAAGATGTGGACGAACAgg GTTCTGCTCCTGACGAGGCTGTGGATGTGAAAGCATCTTCTCGGATCAACCGTCACTCAGTCTTCTGGATCCTGGCTTCTCTCGCTCTCACCTACTATCTGGATTTCTTCTCTGTTCTTCTGAACCACAGTGACATTCACAG ctggtGGCTGTGTGTGGCTCTGCTGCtgctggctgtgtgtgtgtgtctggcgtTGTTCTGTATGCTGTATCTGGAGTGGTTCAGAGGAATAAAGCAGTATGATCAGGAGTATCCAGCCGTCCCTGCCCTCACCACCGCCGCCTTCATCGCCGCCTCCTGCAG TCTGAACATCGCTCTGTGGCCCGTCTGGTCCTTCTTCACGCCGGTGATTCTGTTCACTCAGTTCATGGGTGTAGTGATGCTGATCTCACTGCTGGGCTGA
- the LOC128027441 gene encoding proton channel OTOP1-like: protein MHPNKSTSSSSSSSSSSLNSEKKLFSKLKVNLTKNYPKKNAEILSGQYGANLLLIGVSVMLALAQHGPAVKNEHLLAFITALMLVQLVWMLCYMIRRERERERGPVQEKDAHASTSWIRGGLTMLALLSLIMDAFRIGSFVGYLSCVSAVIGVYPIVHALHTISQVHFLWFHIKDVIKKYETFERFGVIHAVFTNLLLWCNGVMSESEHFFNTHRRRLTELGYDNLSTVETEPSCNCTISVCSMFSTSLYYLYPFNIEYHIFVSAMLLVMWKNIGRPLELQGSGERPSSRSAGLMLGPMLGLLALASSVTVLVVYLIHIEKSQQTREAAISMFYLYGVVMLSCMCVASGAGLLVYRLEAWPMDTGSNPSRALDSELLLGSSLGSWLMSWCSVVAVLAVGPGSPSFRWTCLVYSLLLVLEKCVQNLFIVESLYRRPRDPDEEPEIFCITPALDSIVNHDKPCSSLEEETPENSRKNSDITLPVRNQLSVTHGRKRQILKNITIFLFMCNISLWILPAFGCRPQYDSGLEQDTFGHSAWTTVLNLAIPMNLFYRTHSVASLFQVFRKV, encoded by the exons ATGCATCCGAACAAGTCCacctcctcttcatcctcctcctcatcctcatccttgAACTCGGAGAAGAAACTTTTCTCCAAGCTCAAGGTGAATCTGACCAAGAATTACCCGAAGAAGAACGCGGAGATACTGAGCGGACAGTACGGAGCCAACCTGCTGCTGATCGGTGTGTCCGTGATGCTCGCGCTCGCCCAGCACGGTCCCGCGGTGAAGAACGAGCACCTGCTGGCCTTCATCACGGCTCTGATGCTCGTGCAGCTCGTGTGGATGCTCTGCTACATGATCCGGAGGGAGCGGGAGCGGGAGCGCGGTCCGGTGCAGGAGAAGGACGCGCACGCGAGCACCAGCTGGATCCGAG GAGGGCTGACGATGCTCGCGTTGCTGTCGCTCATCATGGACGCGTTCCGCATCGGCTCTTTCGTCGGATATCTGTCCTGCGTCTCCGCCGTGATCGGAGTCTATCCCATCGTGCACGCGCTGCACACCATATCTCAG GTGCACTTCCTCTGGTTCCACATCAAAGATGTCATCAAGAAATATGAAACGTTTGAAAG GTTTGGAGTGATTCACGCCGTCTTCACGAACCTGCTGCTGTGGTGTAATGGAGTGATGTCAGAATCTGAACATTTCTTCAACACCCACAGGAGACGCCTGACCGAGCTGGGATACGACAATCTctccacag tggAAACAGAGCCGAGCTGTAACTGCACCATCAGCGTCTGCTCCATGTTCTCCACCAGTCTCTATTACCTGTACCCCTTCAACATCGAGTACCACATCTTCGTGTCGGCCATGCTGCTGGTGATGTGGAAGAACATCGGCCGGCCGCTGGAGCTCCAGGGCAGTGGTGAGCGTCCCAGCAGCAGGAGCGCGGGTCTGATGCTCGGACCGATGCTGGGTCTGCTGGCGCTGGCCAGCTCCGTCACCGTGCTGGTGGTGTACCTCATCCACATAGAGAAGTCCCAGCAGACGCGTGAGGCCGCCATCTCCATGTTCTACCTGTACGGCGTGGTGATGCTGAGCTGCATGTGTGTCGCGAGCGGAGCCGGGCTGCTGGTGTACCGTCTGGAGGCCTGGCCCATGGACACGGGTTCGAACCCGTCGCGTGCGCTGGACTCGGAGCTGCTGCTGGGCTCGTCGCTGGGCTCCTGGCTGATGTCGTGGTGTAGTGTGGTGGCAGTGTTAGCGGTGGGACCCGGCTCTCCGAGCTTCCGCTGGACCTGTCTGGTGTACTCACTGCTGCTGGTGCTGGAGAAGTGTGTGCAGAACCTGTTCATCGTGGAGTCGCTCTACCGCAGACCCAGAGACCCGGACGAGGAACCTGAGATCTTCTGCATCACTCCAGCGCTCGACAGCATCGTGAACCACGACAAGCCCTGCtcgagtctggaggaagagacgCCTGAGAACAGCAGGAAGAACTCTGACATCACACTTCCTGTGAGAAACCAGCTCAGCGTGACACATGGGAGGAAGAGACAGATCCTGAAGAACATCACCATCTTCCTCTTCATGTGCAACATCTCG CTGTGGATTCTCCCGGCCTTCGGCTGCCGTCCTCAGTATGACAGCGGTCTGGAGCAGGACACCTTCGGACACAGCGCCTGGACCACGGTTCTGAACCTGGCCATCCCCATGAACCTCTTCTACCGCACACACTCGGTGGCGTCGCTCTTCCAGGTCTTCAGGAAGGTTTGA